TCGCGGCGGCGACCCCGGCGGACTGGCGGCGCCTGCTGGAGGTCAACCTCATCGCGCCCTGGGTGCTGTGCACCGCGGCCCTTCCGGCGCTACGGCAGTCCCCCGGTGGCGGCAGCATCGTCAACATCACCAGCCACGCCGGCGTACGGCCCAAGGGTTCCTCGGTGCCGTACGCGGCGAGCAAGGCCGCGCTGAACCACGTCACCCGGCTGCTCGCGGCCGCGCTCGGGCCCGACGTGCGGGTGAACGCGGTGGCACCGGGGCTCGTGGACACGCCGATGACGAAGGACTGGGTGCAGGCGCACGAACTGTGGCGGGACCGCGCACCGATGCACCGCCCGGCCCGCCCCTCCGACGTGGCCGACCTGGTGGCGTCGGTGATCGGCAGCGGCTATCTGACCGGGGAGGTCATCGTGCTCGACGGCGGCCTGAACCTGACCTGAGGGACCTCACGGCATCGGGGCGAATTCGGGCAGCTTGAGGGCTGAATGGGCCGGTCGGGTTGGCGCGGAGGGCATGGTGACGAGGTCACGCAGCATGGTGTTGCGTTGCTCCAGGGCCCGCGCCGTGGTGGGAAAGAGCGTGGCCCCACCGTTGTCGACCAGCGCCTGGTTCATGGCGACGAATGCGCGAAGAGCGCGTTCGTGGGCGGCGAAGGCCACGGCGTGATCCCGGTGGGCGGCCAGGGCGTGGGCGAGCATGTAGGCACCGACCAGCGCAAGGCTCGAGCCTTGTCCGGTGAGGAACGAGGGGGCGTACGCGGCGTCACCGACGAGAACGACGCGGCCGCTGGACCAGCGCGGCATACGGATCTGACCGGCCATGTCGAAGAACAGGTCGTCAGCGTCGCGCATGGCGTCGACCATGCCGGGGACCTCCCATCCCGCGCCCGCGAAGATCTGGGCGACCAGGTCCCGCTGGGCGCCGGGGTTCCGGAGGGCGCCGAACGGCGGTTCTGGTCGGTGGAAGGTCAGGAACGCGTGCAGTTCGTCGTTTTTCCCGACGGCGTAGAGGGCCGCGGCCCTCCCCGGGGAGTTCCACAACATGAGCTCGCGGGAGAGCCCGAAGGTGTTCGGCATGGTGAACAGGGCGAAGCAGTAGCCGAGATAGCGGTGGAACTCTTTCTCGGGGCCGAACAGGAGCTCCCGGGTTGGTGAATGCATTCCGTCGGCACCGACCACCAGGTCGTACCTGCGCTGTCGCCCACTGTGGAACGTGACGTCGACCCCTTGTCCGGACTGGTCGAAGGTGTGGATGGAGTCGCCGAACAGGAATTCCGCATCGTCGCGGACGAGTGCGTGGAGGAGCGCGGCCAGATCCCCTCGACGCACCTCGAGGTCCTGTCCCTCGACACTGCCGACAACGGCACTCGGATGGAGCGAGGCCACTTCACTGCCATGGGCATCGAGGAAAGTGCAGCGGCGCGAGTCGATGTGCACGTCCCGCAGTTGCAGCAGTATCCCCATGCGCCGGACCACCTCTGTCGCGGTCCCGCGAATGTCGATCGGGTATCCGCCGTCGCGCGGTGCGCCTGCCTTCTCCACCACGGTGACCGTGAATCCGGACCGGTGCAGCCAGTACGCCAGTGCGGATCCGGAGATGCCGGCCCCGGAGATGAGGACGTTGCGCTTCGGTGTCATGCCTGGGTTCCCTTCTTCGTGATGCGGACGACGAGCAGTGACAATGCGGCGACGAGTCCGGCGGTGACGAATCCCGTGGCGAAGGCCGATTCGCTCGGCAGGCCCGTCACCGGGTGGGCCCCGGCGTCGAGGATGGCGCCCCCGATCTGGACGCCCAGGGCGACGCCGATCACGCGCGTCACCACGAGCAGGCTGGTGGCGATGCCGATGTCCCGGGTCGCGACGGCGGTGGCGGTGCCGGCGAGCAGTGCTGTGGTACCGACGCCCGCGGCGAACGCGGTCAGCACCTTGGCGAGGACGAGCTGCCATGCCGCGGTGTGCAGCGATGCCAGGGCGATCATCGTGGCCGCCGTGACGACGGTGCCCACGGCGACCACGGCACGCGGCCCGAAACGCCGCGCCGCGATCCCGCCGACCGCATCGCTCACCGCCCCCGCGACGGCGCCGGGCAGCAGGAACAGTCCGATGTCGGTGGTATCGGCACCGAAGCCGTAGCCGTCGGCCGATATCGCGAACAGCTGCGGAAGCAGAAAGAGCACCATCCCGAGACTGACGGTGATGACGAGGGTGAGCACACCCGCGTTCCACATCGCGGGCTGTGCCAGCATGCGCAGATCGACCATCGGCGAGGCTGCCCGGCGCTCGACGGCGACCCATCCGGCCGCGAGGGCGGCCACGACCGCCGCGAGGGCGCCGACCGCGAGTGCCGGCAGGCCGCCGTCCCTCGTCACCGTCACGAGCCCGAGCATGAAGGCGAGCAACATGCCGCTCAGCAGCACCGCACCGGGCCAGTCGATCCTGCTGTCCGACGGGATCGGCGGATCATGCGGCAGGAGGCGAGCCACGACGAGCGTCGCCGCGATGATCGCGAGCGTCGGTAACACGAACATCCCATGCCAGGACAGACCTTCCGCGATCGGCCCGGCCGTCGACGTTCCCACCATGCCGCC
This portion of the Streptomyces canus genome encodes:
- a CDS encoding MFS transporter, giving the protein MSKVAETVVSPVRIGRLSIGALGILALALGALQSVVEPALPLLQRELGVSPAEGALVANALLVTGAVVTPVAGKLGDRYGGKRVLVGLMAVVSAGGLVAGLAPNLPVLLLGQVLQGVMVGALPLSFILVRKHLPTGQSQVAIGMVVALFTGGGMVGTSTAGPIAEGLSWHGMFVLPTLAIIAATLVVARLLPHDPPIPSDSRIDWPGAVLLSGMLLAFMLGLVTVTRDGGLPALAVGALAAVVAALAAGWVAVERRAASPMVDLRMLAQPAMWNAGVLTLVITVSLGMVLFLLPQLFAISADGYGFGADTTDIGLFLLPGAVAGAVSDAVGGIAARRFGPRAVVAVGTVVTAATMIALASLHTAAWQLVLAKVLTAFAAGVGTTALLAGTATAVATRDIGIATSLLVVTRVIGVALGVQIGGAILDAGAHPVTGLPSESAFATGFVTAGLVAALSLLVVRITKKGTQA
- a CDS encoding SDR family NAD(P)-dependent oxidoreductase produces the protein MSIQLGDGPVALVTGSTSGIGEAVARRLAADGTRVVLHSRRSTEAGQALAAELGGAYVQADLAVEEEARELVETALGHFGRLDVLVNNAGISWPIPHADLAAATPADWRRLLEVNLIAPWVLCTAALPALRQSPGGGSIVNITSHAGVRPKGSSVPYAASKAALNHVTRLLAAALGPDVRVNAVAPGLVDTPMTKDWVQAHELWRDRAPMHRPARPSDVADLVASVIGSGYLTGEVIVLDGGLNLT
- a CDS encoding FAD-dependent monooxygenase, which produces MTPKRNVLISGAGISGSALAYWLHRSGFTVTVVEKAGAPRDGGYPIDIRGTATEVVRRMGILLQLRDVHIDSRRCTFLDAHGSEVASLHPSAVVGSVEGQDLEVRRGDLAALLHALVRDDAEFLFGDSIHTFDQSGQGVDVTFHSGRQRRYDLVVGADGMHSPTRELLFGPEKEFHRYLGYCFALFTMPNTFGLSRELMLWNSPGRAAALYAVGKNDELHAFLTFHRPEPPFGALRNPGAQRDLVAQIFAGAGWEVPGMVDAMRDADDLFFDMAGQIRMPRWSSGRVVLVGDAAYAPSFLTGQGSSLALVGAYMLAHALAAHRDHAVAFAAHERALRAFVAMNQALVDNGGATLFPTTARALEQRNTMLRDLVTMPSAPTRPAHSALKLPEFAPMP